The following proteins are co-located in the Pomacea canaliculata isolate SZHN2017 linkage group LG8, ASM307304v1, whole genome shotgun sequence genome:
- the LOC112570881 gene encoding uncharacterized protein LOC112570881, protein MSAVTNILKKCQVDSVHRSIENGRQKFLCFTRLEEADDSWVVVVTDGVDVWKNEYDEEALKAQCDLVSISQLDVFLTRFRSSFAAGELSVAIIGTKMTLTVGKSGSSINFNLFEAKAAEKRTELQTVIFRLAEQTLQLEEKLSVVQESLEKARAQKAGTSGMNILMNVSPKKGQAKARPKKTGMSVVNPTSRKRKAATGVIYD, encoded by the exons ATGAGTGCAgttactaatattttaaaaaagtgtcagGTGGATTCTGTACACCGGAGTATTGAGAATGGCCGTCAGAAGTTTTTGTGCTTCACACgtttggaagaagcagacgatTCGTGGGTCGTCGTGGTCACGGATGGCGTGGATGTGTGGAAAAATGAATATGATGAAGAAGCTTTGAAGGCGCAGTGCGATCTCGTTAGTATTAGTCAACTTGATGTTTTCCTTACACGATTCAG GAGCAGTTTCGCAGCAGGGGAGTTATCAGTTGCAATAATTGGAACAAAGATGACGCTCACTGTCGGAAAGAGTGGATCTTCCATAAATTTCAATCTTTTCGAAGCGAAAGCTGCTGAGAAGAGAACTGAACTGCAGACAGTTATTTTTCGTCTTGCTGAACAGACTTTACAGTTGGAGGAAAAACTCTCCGTAGTTCAAGAGTCTTTAGAAAAGGCTAGAGCTCAGAAAGCTGGCACAAGTGGGATGAATATACTGATGAATGTTAGTCCCAAAAAGGGCCAAGCAAAGGCCAGGCCCAAAAAGACAGGTATGAGTGTTGTAAATCCCACCAGCAGGAAACGTAAGGCTGCAACAGGAGTTATCTATGATTAA